The nucleotide sequence GCGTCGTTGTCGCCCTCGCCGGCCATAAACAGCTGACGCCCGGGGCAGCCGCCCGCAAGGGCAAAGGCCAGCCCGGCCGTAACCATGCCAAGGAAGTTCCAGAGGTTGTCGGGCTGGGCGATGGGCTGGTTTTCAAAGCCGGGCTTGAACGCGCCAAAGTACAGGTTGAGCAGCAGGGCCGCGCACAGCATGGCCACAAAGCCCAGGGCCAGGTGCCATTGTTTGAACAGCAGCACATCGCGCAGCGCGCCCATGGTGCAAAAGCGGCTGCGCTGGGCCAGAAAGCCCACAATCAGCCCCACGCCGATGGAAAGGATAAAGGGCGCATGCTGCGCGCCTGGGCCTTTGACGGAGTAGAAAAGCACGCCGCTTTGCGGTTGCTCGGCCACTTGCGGGTTGAGGAGATACAGCGCTACAAAGGAGAGCATGATGCCGGGCAGCACCAGACCGGAAATCTTGCTCTGGCCCTGACTGCGCCCCAGCGAAAAGCCCATGCGAAAAAAGACCGTGCCGATGCCCACGCCGCAGACCAGGCCCGCAAGGCCAAACAGGGCAAAGGCGTCGCCGCCGGCCAGGCGCAGGATGACGCGCCACGGGCAGCCCAAAAAGACCAGCGCGCCGATGCCGGCAATGCCGCCAAGCAAAAAGCGGGTAATGGGGGCCGAGCCGCCGCGCGGTTTGAATTCGCCAAACGCCAGTGCCGCCCCAAATGCGCCAAGCACCATGCCCATGATCTCTGGCCGCAGATACTGCACAATCGCCGCGCGGTGAAGGCCCAGCGCCCCGGCGATATCGCGGTTAAAGCAGACCACGCAAATACCCATGTTGCCGGGGTTGCCCGTCTGTTGCAGCAGTACGGCGAGCACGCCGAAAACAAGGCCGGTGGCAATTATGCCCGTTGTTGTGGAAAAAACATTGAAGCCTGGTTTCATGAAATCCTCCTTTTAAGGGCCAGGGGGCCCGTGGCGAAGCCGATGGGGATACCGGCAGCGCGAACGGAGGATTTGCCTTATCAGCGGCGCAGTGAACAACCATGCGCCAGCGTCAATCCGGACCGCCGTTCGCGTAAGCTCCACAACGTGAAGCCTTTTGCAGTGCGTCAGGTTTTGCGCTTGGGCATGGTTTCCTCTGCTATGGCATGGCGCCGCAGTGCGGCGGCAGTGGTATTTGTCTGTAGGGCTGTATCTTGGCAGCCGGAACCGGGCCGTACGGCCGCGCAGGCTGCAAAGCCGGGCTCAGCCTGTTTATGAGGCCGTGGTCAGGTTTACACTGTCCTGGCCGTCGCGCTCTGTCAGCATGACGTCCACATGTTCCTGCTTGCTGGTGTTGACGATGCGTCCCACATAGTCCGCGTGGATGGGCAGCTCGCGGTGGCCGCGGTCGATGAGCGTCAGCAGCTCCACGCAGCGCGGGCGGCCGTAGTCGAGCAGGGCCTCAAGGGCGGCCCGTATTGTGCGCCCGGTGTAGAGCACGTCGTCCACCAGAATGATGACCTTTTCGTCAACGCTTTCGGTAATGCGCGACTGGCCGATGCTGGGTTTGCCCACAAGGCTTGTCCAGTCGTCGCGGTACAGGTTGATATCCAGGGTTCCCAGCGGCACGGCGTGCCCGAGGCGCGACTGCAGCAGGGCGGCAAGGCGGCGGGCAAGGTCTGCGCCGCGCCGTTCAATGCCCACCAGCATTACGTCATCGCACGCCGCGTGGCGTTCAAGTATCTGCGAGGCGAGGCGTTCGAGCACGCGCGCCATTTCGTCTTTTTCCAGCAACCGGGTCGTGGACATGGTTCCTCCAAAGGTGGATATGGTCAGCATTCTAGCCGTTTTCCCCTTCAAAGAAAAGCCCTGCGGTAATTGACAAGCCCCACGCATGACCTTAGTTAGTAAAACACCCGAATCATGGAGGACGTATGATCGAATTGACCGACAGCGCCCGTAAGGAACTGGATTCGTTCTTTACCGGCAAGCAAAAGGAACCCATCCGGGTCTACATGACCGCAGGTTGAGGCGGACCGCGCCTTGCACTGGCTCTGGATGAGCCTAACGACCAGGATCAAACCGAGGAACAGGCCGGCTACACCTTCTGCATCAACAAAGATCTTTTGACTGAAGTGCAGGGTGTAAAAATTGATTTAACCTACATGGGCTTTGCGGTTGACCCCGTAGTGCCCTTTGCTTCAGACGGCAACAGCGGTGGTTGCGGCAGCTGCTCAA is from Desulfovibrio desulfuricans and encodes:
- the yedE gene encoding YedE family putative selenium transporter; translated protein: MKPGFNVFSTTTGIIATGLVFGVLAVLLQQTGNPGNMGICVVCFNRDIAGALGLHRAAIVQYLRPEIMGMVLGAFGAALAFGEFKPRGGSAPITRFLLGGIAGIGALVFLGCPWRVILRLAGGDAFALFGLAGLVCGVGIGTVFFRMGFSLGRSQGQSKISGLVLPGIMLSFVALYLLNPQVAEQPQSGVLFYSVKGPGAQHAPFILSIGVGLIVGFLAQRSRFCTMGALRDVLLFKQWHLALGFVAMLCAALLLNLYFGAFKPGFENQPIAQPDNLWNFLGMVTAGLAFALAGGCPGRQLFMAGEGDNDAAVFAVGLIVGTAVAHNFGLASSPAGVGPHGMAATLAGLGVCICIGFFNCKRGA
- the pyrR gene encoding bifunctional pyr operon transcriptional regulator/uracil phosphoribosyltransferase PyrR, with amino-acid sequence MSTTRLLEKDEMARVLERLASQILERHAACDDVMLVGIERRGADLARRLAALLQSRLGHAVPLGTLDINLYRDDWTSLVGKPSIGQSRITESVDEKVIILVDDVLYTGRTIRAALEALLDYGRPRCVELLTLIDRGHRELPIHADYVGRIVNTSKQEHVDVMLTERDGQDSVNLTTAS
- a CDS encoding IscA/HesB family protein, producing the protein MIELTDSARKELDSFFTGKQKEPIRVYMTAGUGGPRLALALDEPNDQDQTEEQAGYTFCINKDLLTEVQGVKIDLTYMGFAVDPVVPFASDGNSGGCGSCSSGCGSNA